In Primulina eburnea isolate SZY01 chromosome 5, ASM2296580v1, whole genome shotgun sequence, a single window of DNA contains:
- the LOC140831506 gene encoding uncharacterized protein — MDIELVKCECCGLKEDCTQDYITQVKSCFGGKWLCGLCSEAVRDEFKKAFGMDEAVKAHMSFCRKSRKPNPAIRVADGMREILRRRSSDLSDNSSSSSKKKKMYSRSSSAAGKVGNHGIYYY, encoded by the coding sequence ATGGACATTGAACTAGTGAAGTGTGAGTGCTGTGGATTGAAAGAAGACTGCACGCAGGATTACATCACCCAAGTGAAGTCGTGCTTCGGCGGAAAATGGCTCTGCGGGCTGTGCTCAGAGGCTGTGAGAGATGAGTTCAAGAAAGCGTTCGGGATGGATGAAGCTGTCAAAGCTCACATGTCTTTCTGTCGAAAATCGCGTAAACCGAATCCGGCGATTCGGGTTGCCGATGGGATGAGGGAGATTTTGAGGAGAAGGTCGAGTGATTTGTCGGATAATTCATCTTCTTcatcgaagaagaagaagatgtaCTCAAGATCATCTAGTGCTGCTGGTAAAGTAGGGAATCACGGCATTTATTATTACTAG